One genomic segment of Deltaproteobacteria bacterium includes these proteins:
- a CDS encoding heavy metal response regulator transcription factor: MRILFVEDDKSIARFVRKGLRENYMAVDVAYDGEEGMFLALHEAYDLLILDIMLPKIDGIEILKSLRETGKDTPVIFLTAKDRERDIVKGLNLGADDYMVKPFSINELLARVRAVLRRMKAEGGSRLTVADLTMDPATHRVSRGGKRIDLTPKEYALLEYLMRNRGEIVTRTMISESVWDYHYDCLTNVIDVHVYHLRNKIDKGFEPKLLHTIKGVGYVLEARG, translated from the coding sequence ATGAGAATCCTATTCGTGGAGGACGACAAAAGCATCGCCCGTTTCGTCCGAAAGGGGCTGAGGGAAAACTACATGGCGGTCGACGTGGCCTATGACGGCGAAGAGGGTATGTTTCTGGCCCTTCATGAGGCCTATGATCTGCTGATTCTGGACATCATGCTCCCCAAGATCGATGGGATCGAGATCTTGAAGTCCCTCCGGGAGACGGGCAAGGACACACCGGTGATCTTCCTGACAGCCAAAGACAGAGAGAGGGACATCGTGAAGGGGTTGAACCTGGGGGCGGACGATTACATGGTCAAACCTTTCTCTATCAATGAACTCCTGGCCAGGGTCAGGGCTGTTCTCAGGCGGATGAAGGCAGAAGGCGGTTCAAGGCTCACAGTCGCGGATCTAACCATGGATCCCGCGACCCACAGGGTATCCCGCGGGGGAAAGCGGATCGATCTCACCCCAAAGGAATACGCCCTGCTCGAATACCTGATGCGAAACAGGGGAGAGATCGTGACCAGGACCATGATCTCCGAGAGCGTATGGGATTATCACTATGACTGCCTCACCAACGTCATCGATGTACACGTATATCACCTCCGGAACAAGATCGATAAAGGGTTTGAGCCCAAACTGCTTCATACCATAAAGGGGGTGGGCTATGTCCTGGAAGCGAGGGGTTAG